Proteins from one Paracoccus aminovorans genomic window:
- a CDS encoding H-NS histone family protein, translating to MTDFDLKTLPLAELKQLQKNVEKAIASFEARRKAEARAAAEAAANQHGFSLSDLAEAASAQKPAASAPKYRHPENPEITWSGRGRKPKWIAEALEAGKSLADFAV from the coding sequence ATGACCGATTTCGACCTGAAGACCTTGCCGCTGGCCGAGCTGAAGCAGCTGCAGAAGAACGTGGAGAAGGCGATCGCCTCGTTCGAGGCCCGCCGCAAAGCCGAGGCGCGTGCCGCGGCGGAAGCGGCGGCGAACCAGCACGGCTTCTCGCTGAGCGATCTCGCAGAAGCGGCCTCGGCGCAGAAACCTGCGGCTTCGGCGCCGAAATACCGCCATCCGGAAAACCCGGAGATCACTTGGAGCGGCCGCGGCCGCAAGCCCAAATGGATCGCCGAGGCGTTGGAGGCCGGGAAATCGCTCGCGGATTTCGCCGTCTGA
- a CDS encoding ABC transporter ATP-binding protein, with product MQEPLVSFEGVAKRFGSYTAVQKMDLQIHKGEFLAIMGSSGCGKTTTLRMLAGLEAPSEGVIRLAGKPINDLPTWSRDTPMVWQSLALFPFLNVVENVEFALKMRGVSRAERQRRAEQWLERMQIAEFAGRNISQLSGGQRQRVALARSLVVEPEILLLDEPLSALDAALKVRMQSVLKNLQRETGITFVYVTHSQSEAFSMADRVVIMSRGKIEQIGTPQEIYRTPRTRFVADFLGSSNIFPGQLKRDPHGRPAIATASGDFVLPPDQHAAVGQAASLTVLDTRMQIHLQPPQDAPNTVEARMIGEEFVGATATIYFESGEGQEIRVQKSHEDLTHLPLAVGRSFHLSWSPADGHLVME from the coding sequence ATGCAAGAACCCCTGGTTTCCTTCGAGGGCGTCGCCAAGCGTTTCGGCAGCTATACCGCCGTGCAAAAGATGGACCTGCAGATCCACAAGGGCGAGTTCCTGGCCATCATGGGCTCGTCCGGCTGCGGCAAGACCACGACGCTGCGGATGCTGGCCGGGCTGGAGGCCCCCAGCGAGGGCGTGATCCGCCTGGCGGGCAAGCCGATCAACGACCTGCCGACCTGGAGCCGGGACACGCCGATGGTCTGGCAGAGCCTGGCGCTGTTTCCCTTCCTGAACGTCGTCGAGAATGTCGAGTTCGCGCTGAAGATGCGGGGCGTCAGCCGGGCCGAGCGCCAGCGGCGGGCCGAGCAATGGCTGGAGCGGATGCAGATCGCCGAATTCGCCGGCCGCAACATCAGCCAGCTGTCCGGCGGCCAGCGCCAGCGCGTCGCCCTTGCCCGCTCGCTGGTGGTCGAGCCCGAGATCCTGCTGCTGGACGAGCCGCTGTCGGCGCTGGACGCGGCGCTGAAGGTGCGGATGCAATCGGTGCTCAAGAACCTGCAACGCGAAACCGGCATCACCTTCGTCTATGTCACCCACAGCCAGTCCGAGGCCTTCTCGATGGCCGACCGCGTCGTCATCATGAGCCGCGGCAAGATCGAGCAGATCGGCACGCCGCAGGAAATCTATCGCACGCCGCGCACGCGCTTCGTCGCGGACTTCCTGGGCTCGTCGAACATCTTCCCCGGCCAGCTGAAGCGGGATCCTCACGGTCGCCCGGCCATCGCCACCGCCAGCGGCGATTTCGTCCTGCCCCCGGACCAGCATGCGGCGGTGGGCCAAGCGGCCAGCCTGACCGTGCTGGACACCAGGATGCAGATCCACCTGCAGCCGCCGCAGGACGCGCCGAACACGGTCGAGGCGCGCATGATCGGCGAGGAATTCGTCGGCGCCACCGCGACCATCTATTTCGAATCCGGCGAGGGGCAGGAGATCCGGGTGCAGAAATCGCATGAGGACCTGACCCACCTTCCGCTGGCGGTGGGGCGGTCGTTCCACCTGTCCTGGTCGCCCGCGGACGGGCATCTCGTGATGGAATAG
- a CDS encoding DMT family transporter → MASGVTLQALREKSRNYQVRWGFIWAFWCAVLWAAWYVPGYAIYYEQPFVQLTQGGNADNLLAAMVVAFLNAIAVLVFMFLWVGTLGKTGEYFRTLRQPKISLWYLPAGLAGGCAIFGTYVAMVYVGPGFAAVAGLLYPLVGAMLARLWYNERITARATVGLLVLVTGAVLIFLPGLIGDLRGEGGNSRWIGYIGGALAFIGWGLEGAVAGRALDVSDPDVGLTLRFTAELLIWVVVGVPVTWMLAGDQLWISIQTALAQPGVWHMLVLMGMTFAFCYVSWYKSFPLIGVGRGQAIAALYGPLSLVYLWIFGGLAPDIWFAMGAAVAVTGSFILFTEGRGVLEVIRAVEKG, encoded by the coding sequence ATGGCATCTGGCGTTACACTTCAGGCTCTGAGAGAGAAGAGCCGAAACTATCAGGTCCGATGGGGCTTCATCTGGGCATTCTGGTGCGCGGTCCTGTGGGCCGCCTGGTATGTGCCCGGCTATGCGATCTATTACGAACAGCCCTTCGTCCAGCTGACGCAGGGCGGCAATGCGGACAACCTTCTTGCCGCCATGGTGGTGGCGTTTCTGAACGCGATCGCGGTTCTGGTCTTCATGTTTCTCTGGGTCGGCACGCTGGGCAAGACCGGGGAATATTTCCGCACCCTGCGTCAGCCCAAGATCTCGCTCTGGTACCTGCCCGCGGGTCTGGCGGGCGGCTGCGCGATCTTCGGCACCTATGTCGCCATGGTCTATGTCGGGCCGGGCTTCGCCGCGGTGGCCGGGCTGCTCTATCCGCTGGTCGGCGCCATGCTGGCGCGCCTGTGGTATAACGAACGCATCACCGCCCGGGCGACCGTGGGGCTGCTGGTCCTGGTCACCGGGGCGGTGCTGATCTTCCTGCCCGGCCTGATCGGCGACCTGCGCGGCGAAGGCGGCAACAGCCGCTGGATCGGCTATATCGGCGGCGCGCTGGCCTTTATCGGCTGGGGGCTCGAGGGCGCCGTCGCCGGACGGGCGCTGGACGTCAGCGATCCCGACGTCGGCCTGACTCTGCGTTTCACCGCCGAACTGCTGATCTGGGTCGTGGTCGGGGTGCCGGTGACCTGGATGCTGGCCGGCGACCAGCTTTGGATCTCGATCCAGACGGCGCTTGCGCAGCCCGGGGTGTGGCACATGCTGGTGCTGATGGGGATGACCTTCGCCTTCTGCTATGTCTCCTGGTACAAGTCGTTCCCGCTGATCGGCGTCGGCCGCGGCCAGGCCATCGCGGCGCTCTATGGTCCGCTGTCGCTGGTCTACCTGTGGATCTTCGGCGGGCTCGCGCCGGACATCTGGTTCGCCATGGGGGCCGCCGTCGCGGTGACGGGCAGCTTCATCCTGTTCACGGAAGGCCGCGGCGTGCTCGAAGTCATTCGCGCGGTGGAGAAAGGTTGA
- a CDS encoding ABC transporter permease — protein sequence MNERNELNRNPLIEAGLKFYVLLAYLFVFAPILASFVFSFNSDRFPSIPLGHFSTEWYRAVASDPLVWEGLRNTLGIGLAVGVISTALGFGAAYTDYRYHFFGKQVYLALALLPPTIPVVIMGLAMLAYLSRIDLSGNALSVIIAHVVICSPFAMAVIRLRLSQMDPSLEPAAWNLGASEWATMRHVIVPFTRPAILGALFVTMAVSFDEFAIAWFVSGLNETLPVKVLGFLQGQVSPRINAIGTFVFVTSMTLVILAQLLLSGRGPATDKE from the coding sequence ATGAACGAACGGAACGAATTGAACCGCAATCCGCTGATCGAGGCCGGGCTGAAATTCTATGTCCTGCTGGCCTATCTCTTCGTCTTCGCGCCGATCTTGGCCAGCTTCGTCTTTTCGTTCAACTCGGACCGGTTCCCGTCGATCCCGCTGGGGCATTTCTCGACCGAGTGGTATCGCGCCGTCGCCTCGGACCCGCTGGTCTGGGAGGGTTTGCGCAACACGCTGGGGATCGGCCTGGCGGTGGGGGTGATCTCGACCGCGCTGGGGTTCGGGGCGGCTTATACCGACTATCGCTACCACTTCTTCGGCAAGCAGGTCTATCTGGCGCTGGCGCTGCTGCCGCCGACCATCCCGGTGGTGATCATGGGGCTGGCGATGCTGGCCTATCTGTCGCGCATCGACCTGTCGGGCAATGCGCTGTCGGTGATCATCGCCCATGTGGTGATCTGTTCGCCCTTCGCCATGGCGGTGATCAGGCTGCGGCTGTCGCAGATGGACCCCTCGCTTGAACCGGCGGCCTGGAACCTCGGCGCCTCGGAATGGGCGACGATGCGCCATGTCATCGTCCCCTTCACCCGGCCGGCGATCCTGGGCGCGCTTTTCGTCACCATGGCGGTGTCCTTCGACGAATTCGCCATCGCCTGGTTCGTCTCGGGCCTGAACGAGACGCTGCCGGTCAAGGTGCTGGGCTTCCTGCAAGGCCAGGTCAGCCCGCGCATCAACGCCATCGGCACCTTCGTCTTCGTCACCTCGATGACCCTGGTGATCCTGGCGCAACTGCTGCTGTCGGGGCGCGGCCCCGCAACCGACAAGGAATGA
- a CDS encoding linear amide C-N hydrolase, whose protein sequence is MFRKFTLSVALAAALAAPAAEACTRVVYLGPEGRVLTGRSMDWSMPMVSNLWVFPRGMTRDGAAGPRSLEWTSKYGSMIVSGYDIATVDGMNEQGLVANMLWLADSQYPQDDGRTPRMSLSLWAQFFLDRFATVEEAVAWLNENPLDVVTKDVPVQPGKLTTVHLSLSDATGDSAILEWLAGKLVIHHGRGYRVMTNDPPYDEQLAIAAYWKGVNPREAMPGTSRAADRFVRAGTFVDMVVQSDDPRTAAAAVFSVVRNASVPYGVSIPDAPNLSTTRWRVVADHKDRLFHVESAISPNVFSVDLGKLDFAEGSGVRKLDLGMDMERIQSGEVSAAFVAADPFAFEPAD, encoded by the coding sequence ATGTTTCGCAAATTCACCCTTTCCGTCGCCTTGGCCGCGGCCCTGGCCGCTCCGGCCGCCGAGGCCTGCACCCGCGTCGTCTACCTGGGCCCCGAGGGGCGGGTGCTGACCGGCCGCTCGATGGACTGGTCGATGCCGATGGTCAGCAACCTCTGGGTGTTCCCGCGCGGCATGACCCGCGACGGGGCGGCGGGGCCGCGCTCGCTGGAATGGACCTCGAAATACGGCAGCATGATCGTCAGCGGTTACGACATCGCCACCGTGGACGGCATGAACGAACAGGGGCTGGTCGCCAACATGCTGTGGCTGGCGGATTCGCAATATCCCCAGGACGACGGCCGGACGCCGCGGATGTCGCTGTCGCTTTGGGCGCAGTTCTTTCTCGACCGTTTCGCCACGGTCGAAGAGGCCGTGGCCTGGCTGAACGAGAACCCGCTCGACGTGGTGACCAAGGACGTGCCGGTCCAGCCCGGCAAGCTGACCACGGTGCATCTGTCGCTGTCCGACGCCACGGGCGACAGCGCCATCCTGGAATGGCTGGCAGGCAAGCTGGTCATCCACCATGGCCGCGGCTATCGGGTGATGACCAACGACCCGCCCTATGACGAACAGCTTGCCATCGCCGCCTATTGGAAGGGCGTGAACCCGCGCGAGGCGATGCCCGGCACCAGCCGCGCCGCCGACCGCTTCGTGCGCGCCGGCACCTTCGTCGACATGGTGGTGCAGTCGGACGATCCGCGCACCGCCGCCGCCGCGGTGTTCAGCGTGGTGCGCAACGCCTCGGTGCCCTATGGCGTCAGCATTCCCGACGCGCCGAACCTGTCCACGACGCGCTGGCGCGTGGTGGCGGACCACAAGGACCGGCTGTTCCATGTCGAATCCGCGATCTCGCCCAATGTATTCAGCGTGGACCTGGGAAAGCTCGACTTTGCCGAGGGCAGCGGCGTGCGCAAGCTGGATCTCGGCATGGACATGGAGCGGATCCAGTCCGGCGAAGTCTCGGCAGCCTTCGTGGCGGCGGACCCCTTCGCGTTCGAGCCGGCCGACTGA